The following DNA comes from Eubacteriales bacterium.
GCCTCTTCCTTTTTATTAAGTTTAACATAAACTTTACTGCTACATAACCCGATATACAAGCTGCAACCATTCCTAATATTACAGGTAACCAGTCTACATTTCCTATTCCTACCTTAACAGCATCATAACCTTCAAATATTGCAGAACCTAAAATAATTGGGATAGACATAAGAAATGAAAACTTTGCCGCTGCTTCCCTGTTCATGCCAGTAAAAAGTCCTCCTGCAATAGTACTTCCGGAGCGAGATACACCCGGTAATATTGCCAGCGCCTGCATAATGCCCATTGAAAGCGCATTTTTTAAATTAACTTCCTGGCGCGGATTTTTTCTCTGGCGAGAATACAGCTTTTCAGACAATGTAAGTATTAGTGCCGTTAATAAGAACATGTAACCTAAAGATGCTCCGCCGAACGCTTCCTCGAAAAAGTCTGAAAACAGGGCACCTATAATAACGGCTGGTATCGATGCTATTACGATCATCCATGTCATGTGTCCAAACAGATTCTTTAGTATTTTTAATATATCTTTCCAAAGTACAATCGTAACGGCTACCAATGTTGCCAAATGGACCATCACGCCAAAAAATATCTGCTGTTCCTGTATACCAAATACGTTTTGCAGTAAAACGATATGTCCGGAGCTCGAAACTGGCAGGAATTCAGTTAATCCTTGTACCAAACCAATTATTATAGATTCAATTATGTTCATAAAGACTCCTTAAAACACTACTTAATAAATTATTATTGTCTTTTGCTAAAGCGCTTTTTTACTTTATCTATTATACACAAATTTTAGTGTTTTTTAAATTCTTTTTTTGCTTACTTTTTAACTTTCATTCTCTAATTCAGACATATCTTGTATTATATGTATTGTTTTAACAAAACTTATGCTATAATTACTTAAAAATATTATTTTTAATCTATTTTAGGGGGGTATATGCGCTCTTTAAAAAAAGCCTTTATTATTTTCATTTTTTTATCTATATTAATTGGCTCTCCTTCAAATGCACTTAGTGGAAATAATAAGGCTCTCGATATAACAGATACAGTCCTTTTTGAGACTGAGAACGGCATAACTAATTTTTCTAAAGTAACGGATTCTGATATAGAAACATATTTATCTTTTAGCAAGCAAGATGAACTTACTATTACCATACCAAGTGGTAATACGGGCGGATATATATATCTTAAATGGTTTAATTCCCCTGATTCATACGAAATATCCTATACCGATAAAAACGGGAATCAAAATACGGCCAGCCGTTCCGGTGGCATGTTCCATGAAACTATTTCGATAAGCGAAGGCTTTACCTCAGCCAAAATATCTGTTAACAAAGGTTCTAAGCTTTCCGAAGTAACTGTTTACTCTTCAGGCAACCCTATAGATGAGATACAAACCTGGTCTCCAACTGTAGATAAAGCCGACCTCATGGTCATTTCTGCCCATCCAGACGACGAAATGCTATTTATGGGAGGTACCATCCCCTACTACGCCGGCGAGTGTAAAAAAGACACTGTTGTGCTTTATATGACTCACCAAAAGCGTATACGGCAAACAGAAGCCTTAAACGGCCTTTGGGTTACCGGGCTTAAAACTTATCCCGTCTTTGCCGGCTTCCCAGATAAATATTCTGACGATTTAGACACAGTCGCTGCTTCATGGGGCGGAAAAGACAAAGTAATTAAATACTTAGTCGAACAAATACGGCATTATAAACCAGATGTAATAGTAACACACGATGAAGACGGTGAATACGGGCACGGCGCCCACCGCCTTGTCGCTTACTGCATACAAAAAGCAGTTATTGCCGCGAAAGATGAAACTAAATATTTAGATTCTTATAATAAATACGGAACATACGAAGTTAAAAAGCTATATCTGCATCTATATGATGAAAATAAAATAACTATGGACTGGAGAATACCTCTTAGCAGTTTTAACGGAAAAACAGCACTCGAAATGGCTGAAGCCGGTTATTCTGAGCATTTATCACAGCAAGACTTATCGTTTAAAGTTTTAGATACCGGGCGGACAAGCTGCGCGGAATTTGGCCTTTGCTATTCAAGCGTTGGGTCAGACGTAAATAAAGATGACTTTTTTGAAAATATACCTATACTTGTAGAAACTGAAGAATCTCCTTTGGCAGAACCAGAAATGGCATCTTCTGCTTCTTTAAGTGAAGATACTCTTGCTGAAATTGAATCGCTTAATACCAATACCTCATTTTTCAATAATTCTTTCCTATTGGTAATAAGCGTTTTAGCTGCTCTTATCGCTGCACTTATCATAGTTTTAATAAACGTTATTAAAAGATGCACAAAAAAAGCCCTTAAAAATTTCCTTACGGCCTCTATTGCAGCCTTGATTGTCATTGCATTGGGCGTAAGCGGATACTTTACATATTCATATTTAAAGAATGGATCTATCTTCACTTCCGAACCGTCCGCTTCATCCTCTGTTTCCCCTTCGGCTAGTGAGCCTGATGTGTCCAGCACTTCTTTTAACTATATAGATAATTCTACATCCTCAAAAAAAGATTTAAATGGATATTTTATGCAGGATGGCACTGAGCTTATAGTAAATAACTTTGAAACCGGCATTTGGATGTACAGAGACGATTCTCTTTCCATAACTATTGAAAGAAAGGAAATGTCTTCTAAAAAAGTCGTTTACTACGTTGCCGATATCCGTACCAGAAATGGTGAGATGCCTTTTGCCGCAATGGCTCAGGAAGGAAGCGGTACTGCAAGGGATTGGCCGTACCTGTTATCCAGAAATAATAATGCGGTCTTTGGTGTAACATCAGATTTCTTAACGGTTCAGGATACCCAGTATAAAGGCGTACTTATAAGGAACGGTAAAGTATATAGTGATGGAAAAGGTGAAGATACTCTTGCAGTCATGCCAGACGGTGAACTTAAAATATTCGCAAAAGGCAAAATAACTGCAAAAGAGCTTTTAGATATGGGTGTTGAGAATTCTTATTCATTTGGGCCTACGCTAATAAACGATGGAGTTATAGAAGATGGCCTAACCAGCCACCGCCTCCGCTCGAAAAATCCAAGAAGTTCTGTTGGAATGATAGAGCCCGGGCACTATATCTTTATAGTTGTAGACGGCAGAGACCCAGGCCACAGTATCGGCGTAACACTTCAGGAACTTGCAGAATTATACTCCTCATACGGCGTTAAAGTAGCATATGCAATGGACGGCGGCTCCTCCTCCGGAATGGTGTTCATGGGTAATTCGGTAAGCCAGCACAATATGCAATTAAATTGGGGCCAGCGCCGCAATCCGGACCTGTTTGCCTTTGGAAAATCCGACTCAGTTCCAGGCGTAAGCGATCCTGTTATAAATAAAGGAAACGGCGTTGACGTCGGCGTCAAGACCGGTGCCAATATAGATACTGGAACTAATACTACAGACGATACGTCAAATTAACCGTATAGATATTAAGAAATCTCGAGGCTTTTATGATAAGAAAATTATTTATTTTTAAACCTATTAGAATTATTATAAAATTGGTGCTGTTTTTGTTGGCTCTCGTTGTTGGATTTATCATCTATACAAATATATCAGTAAACAATTTTTCTTCTAGCTACATTTTTAAAGCAGACGATACTAACAACATCACAAAAGCAGATGCCGTATTAGTTTTAGGCACGCTTGTTGTAGGCGAAGATACTTTAAGCCCTGCCTTGAAGGACAGGATGGATACGGGTATTGCACTTTATGAAGAAGGCAAAGCCAGTAAGCTTTTGTTATCCGGCGACCATGGACAAGCCACTTACGATGAAGTTAATGCAATGAAAGAATATGCGGTTAGCTGCGGCGTAAAAGAAGAAGATATTTTTTTAGACCATGCGGGTTTTAGCACTTATGAAAGCATGTACCGTGCAAAAGATGTTTTTCAGTGTAGCAGTGTAATAATCGTTTCACAGGAATTTCACCTTCCAAGAGCGGTCTATGTTGCGAATAAGCTTAAGCTCGATGCCATTGGAGTTATAGCCGAGGCTAATAGTTATACACCCAATTTAAAAACTAAATTAAGAGAGTATATAGCAGTCCCAAAAGATTTTTTATACGTCAATATTTTAAAGCCTCTGCCAAAGTATTTGGGAGAAGTTATTTCAATATTCGGAGACGGGCGGCTGACAAACGGCTGATCTTTAAAGTTACTTTATTGTAATGCCGTATATCTTTTGCCCGCGCGTCCCTACAACTACTGTGTTTCCATAAACTGCGGGCGTCGCTTCTATATTGGTTCCTAAACTGACTTTATCCAGTTCCGTTCCCGTCTTTCCATCAATCAAAGCCATGTTCCCGGCCGAATCACACTGTATTATATAAGCATTTCCATCTTCATCATAAACGGCAACAGGAGAACTCCAGGCGTAATTGTTCATGGAGTATTTCCATACTTCTTTGCCTGTTTCTTTATCAAGCGCAACTAAACATCCGCTGTTCATAGATGGCGTCCTGGCTATCGGTATTATAATAAGGTCGCTTATGCTGTTTTGGCCGAGCACCGCAGTAGCTTGTACCCCTCCTGACACTCCCTCGTATGTATATACGTTATACGGCGCATTCCAAACTACTTCTCCTGTAACTGCATCTATCTTGTATATGGATATCTCGCCGTAATTATTACTGTCTTTAGTCCAATGAAGTGAAGGTGCAATGTAGATATATCCCCTCTCTCCATCCTCTGATAGTTCAAAAACCGGAGACCCGTTGGTATCGTCTTTAGTATCCTGCACCCATATAAGATCCATAGTGTTTATGTCTATACACATAAGGTTCCCGCCGTTATCTGCAATATACATGTAGTTTTTCCACATAACACAGCTGTCTTCCATCCCAAGCCAGTAGGTGTCTTTATTAGACCTGGAATTTGAATATCTCCATTTTAGAAGTTCGCTTGGCTCTACGCTTATCGTGCCTGCTGCTTTATCATAATCTGTATTTAAGTTCATCGTATAGATTATCCCGTTTTCACCAGGATATATAAGCGTATCCGTATCTGAATCTATAAGAGGCGAAGAATCATACGCATGGAATCCTCTTAAAGAAAACGAATCTGTCTTTTTGCCAAATACGTAAAGCTGTTTAAAATCTATAAGGCTGTATATCATTGCACGTGTAGCTCCGTCGCCGCTCGGCAAAGCATCTCCGGAACCCAGATATAAAAGCGGATATCCTCTTGGGTCTATGCTGCCTGCGCCTTTGAATGGAAGCCCGATATTTAGCTTGTCCCGCGTCTTGCTGCCGTCATCTAAGTCTAGAAAATAGACATTCCCGTCCATAGAAGCATAAATTACTTCTACCAAGTCACTTTTAGACTTCTTAGCGTCATATAGATTCATTATTTGCTTTGTTTCATCGTCCCATTTTACTATTAAAGGCTGCCCTACCCAGCCATTTCCCGTCCAGGCGCCGGAACCAGTGCTTTTGGGCAGGCTTCCGGTTGAAACAGTCCATGCATTATCTATATCAAGTTTCTTTTCAGTAATTGTTGCAGTTCCGTAAGACCCGGAGTTTCTAAAATTATTACCGCGAAAAGTGGTTATACCCTCAACACTGGAATAGTCCTCCGGATAGCCTAATAAAATCTCGGTTAAACGTTGGTATTGGGTGGTTTCAGTTCCATCAAGTTCTATTTCAGTTTTAAAGCTTAAATTAGATGGTTCGGTTGAAACAGCTGCATTCGGGGTTAAAAATTCCCTTGTTAAAACTGTTGAACCCGGTTCTTGAGAGACTTTAATATCTTGGCTTGTTTGCTCTGTAGTTGAATTTTCAAGTGGCTGTTCGTTTTGTTTTAAAATATATATTATAAATAAAACCGCAGCTATAATAGCCAGTAAAACGATGCAGCTTACTAAAAGCCTTTTCACATTAATTCTTTTTTTCCCGCCTCGCCTATAAGACTTGTGATTTTCCATAAACATGCCTTTTTAAACAATTATTTACATATATGAGTATATTATATTTAATAAATACATATTTTTCAACCTTGCCCAACTTAATATAATCTAACTTTATACAAAAATGTTAAAACTTCGATTTATTAGCCCCACTTGTAATATTGTTTTAGTATGTATATAATAAAATGTTTTATTAACTTCAAAGAGGTGAACGATATGCCTATAAAAGTATGTAACGACCTTCCTTCAGCCCAAACTCTTTTAAACGAAGGCATATTCATTATGCCCGAAAGCAGGGCGCTGTCTCAGGATATCCGTCCTTTAAGGATCGCCATACTAAATATAATGCCTACAAAGCAACAAACGGAAGCTCAACTTATGCGCCTGATTGGAAACTCGCCTCTTCAAATAGAGATAATTTTTTACATCCAGGAGCATTACACTGCAAAAAATACTTCTGCTAAATATTTAAGCACGTTTTATAAAACGTTTGACGACGTGTGCGAGGAAAAATTCGACGGGCTTATTATAACCGGTGCGCCTGTTGAAAGCATGGAATTCGAACAAGTAAAGTATTGGGACGAATTTACCCGTATACTTGACTGGAGCAAGAAAAACGTCTATGCAACATTATACATATGCTGGGGTGCACAGGCAGGTTTATATTATCACTACGGGATAAAAAAATATCCTCTTAAAGAAAAGCTTTTCGGCGTTTTCGCCCATACTATAGAACAATCCCGCTCCTCTAACCCGCGGGTTTGACGATATTTTTTACGTCCCCATTCCCGATATACCGAAGTTAGACGTGAAGATATGAAAAAACCCGAAGCTAACGATAATAACATCCTCTTATGAAAGCGGAGTACACACTATAATGGCGAAAAACGGTAGAAGGATCTTTGTAACCGGCCACAGTGAGTATGACCCTTTAACCCTTAAAAATGAGTATGAACGTGATATAAAAAAAGGGCTTAAAATAGACCCGCCCAAAAATTACTTTAAAAATGACAACCCAGGCCTTTCTCCCGTAGTCACCTGGAGGGGCCACGCGAACTTATTTTTCAACAATTGGCTTAACTACTATGTATATCAGGAGACTCCTTACGACGTTAAAAATATAAAAAGCGATGAAAACTCTTAAATAAATTAAAAGCGGCATTTTAGCCGCTTTATTTATAATTTATCTTTGCTTTTCTGGCCTGGGAATGCTGAAGTTTCCTCGGTACGAAATACACTTTACCGTCTTTTTTAAATTTTGCACCTGTTTGTTTAAAATAAAAAGGTATATATTTATCTTCGCACTGCCTTTTTATGTCTAAAACCCAATCATAATCGCAGATTCTTGCATTCTGTCCGGATTCTCCGCCAACCACCACTTCTTTTACCCAAGGCCCCAGATAAGAAGACATATTGATTTTTTCCAGTAATGGTTCGCAAGCGATCCCTTTATGCTTTATAGGGGCTTTCATGAATATAGGCAATCGATAATCCGCCATATCCTGGTTTTCAACCGTGCACATGATAAATACGTTGTTGTACCCGTCTCCCCAATCGTCCGGGAGGCTTAAGAAAAACCTGTCTATCCTCTTAGTGATAATGAAAAAATCAAGGTCGCTTCTCTCTTTTATCATCTGCCATGCTTCTTTTCGCCATTCGTCTGCATCATCTAAAAAAAAGTCCGATGTAAAACAAGTATATACCGTCTCTCCTGGTGGTATTTTATACTCCTTTGCCCGGTTCCTTTTAATAGGTAAATTAAAATCTTTATTTTTTGAAACTACACAACTGTCCTTATCGTGCCTTGCATCTATCCTGTAAACATAACAGTTCTTGCACCCCGGGCTTAATTTATGGCAGCCGTGCCATGGATTCCATGATGCCATTTTTTAACCTCCAAAATGCTAGGCTCAAAACGCAAAATCATTTATTTAAGATCTCTAAATATATCTCTTTATTTCGAAGTGAATTAATCTTAGGGTCGTTTGTTTTTTTTGCTCTATCCTGTGCTGCTTTTGATATATTGAATGCCAGTTCACTCTCGCCAAACACTTCACAGACATAATGTGCTAGCATATACGGCGCATCATACTGGTATAAAAGGCCCTCTTTCTTATGTTCCAGCAAATCCGCAACGCCTCCGACGTTAGATGCAACGCACGGAACGCCTAAAATCATGGCTTCACAAAGCGAATTCGGGCTGTTTTCGATTGAAGCTGCCGATACAAAAACATTAGACCTTAAGAACCTTGAACACATTTCACTTTCATTAAGACTGCCTAAAAATGTCACCTTATCTTTAATGTTGTACTTTGAAATTAGTTCTTTGATATACTTGCCATAACTGCTGATACGAATTTTATCTTTTAAACTTTCACACTTAGTGATATCCTCTCCAGTAACATAAAGATGTGTATCCGGATAAAATTTTAATATCATAGGCACTGCCTCAAGCATAAAATGAACACCTTTTATAGGATAACTGCCTTGGCTCATGAAAATAGAATGTTTTTCGCACTTTTCAAGATCCCATGTATGTTTATAAAACTCGTCTCTTAATATTTCATTGCAAAAATGGTGGTTAATATTTGGATTGATCTGTTTAGTAACTGCAAAGTCCCATGTTGTACGCCCAATTACATGCTTGACTTTTTTAATTGCACTTACTTCAAATTCTCCCCGCAGCTTAAATTTTTCCCTTTGTTTTAAAATATTATCATGCCTGATAAGGTCTCTAAACGTATATCTTTTTACTATATTTAATGGTAGCGCTGATAAATAGTGGTTAGCTATAACTGAGCATACTCCTTGTATATTTATAACAGCCTTATCAATTAGACCTAATCTATCACATACGTTTACCATAGACAGAGTATGCGGAAACTCAGTGCCCCATATGTGAATCAAATCCGGTTTCTCATCTAAAAGTATCTTTTCAAAATAAACTTCCATATAAGGGTTACATTTAGTTGGATCTGCATTTTTTTGCGGCAAAGCGTAATAATAGACACCGTTTACACTTCCATGCTTAACGTTATCTAAATCTAATACCGGAAAACATACCACAATCGTAATGTCTTCCATGGCACTTAAACGGCAAAGCATACCGCTGATCCAGCCACCTACAGCCATTTTAGGCATATTCAATTCGTCCGCAAACATAGGCGGAACACTGTTACACAGCCATAAAACTTTCATATGGCCTCCATACTCTTTTTATTTAAATAATTAATTCTGCTTTATCTATCATTTTATGAGCTTTCGTCAGGATACAAGATCTCATATAATGAATTATCAAATTCGTATCGCTCTTTATCGATAATACTAGTATACGGTATATTTATCTGGCTCTCGGTAACCAAACCAGTCTGTGTTTTTAATGCAACCAATTCTTTATTGAAATATACCACTAATAATAAAATCATTAAAACGGAATAAAGAATTCTATTGATCCTTTCCTTATATAAATAATAAGTATTGGCTAAAATAATCATATCTAATATCTTACCGTATATTGATAACCTAGCTGCTGTCAATTCTGAAAATTTAAAAACAAAGTATAGTATCATGCTAATAATATAGATATTAAGAATCTTTTTAGAAACTTCATTTTGTCTCGCGTAAGAGTCATAATAGAAAAATATAATAATAAGAAATACAAATCTTCCAATACTCTGAAAATCTAGTAATCTTGTTAGTGAAAAAGTAGATGTATCTATATAAAGAATTATTCGGCTAATGAATGGGATCCATATAAAATTTTTTAATATATTGCCCCATGGAATCATTGCAAAAGCCAGACTGCTTAATAAAATTATAAGCAATGTCTTCTTTTTGAAATTTATTTTTGATGCAAAGTAAAGTGGTATTAAAATCAAAGCCGACAAATGTATGGTTGTTAGTAGCAAAACTATTAATAAAAAACGAAGATGTTTGTTCTTTTGTATATATTCCAGTAAATAATATACACCTATCGCAATGACAATTCCCTGCCTTAAACCGCTGAAAGTCCATACAAGATAGTAAAAACTATAATATATTAATAACGAAAATGTTGGATTTTTACTGTACTTACTACATGTTAATGAAATAAAAAATATGTTTATGAAAGCAATGATTATCAAATAAAACTGATATGAAAACCCAATTCCCTTTAATAACGAACCAAAGAGCCTGAATCCGATCTCTTGGTTGTCGACTCCTTGAGTAAGCTCAAGAAACAATGAAGGGTTGAGCCTGTCATAAAGGAAGTTATATGAAAAATAATCTGTGCCTACCCCGTATCGTAAAAATGCAAATACTAATAGTATTAAGACTAATAACTTAAAAGAAATATGTTTTTTGTCATTTATTGCAGAAAGTATTAATCCTAGTGCTAATATAATAAAATACAATTACCGTCTCCTTTTACGCTATTGGGCTTATAAATACAATTTCATAATAGTAATAAAGCACTGTTAAGAACATATTATCAGCTTTCCCGTAGCCATGAAGTCTTACCTGATATCATTAAGCTGATAAAGCAAACCTCTCTTTTAATATATACATCAGCAGGATAGTTAATAAACGGTATAGAAGTGATGTATATAATATCATATTTAAAGCTCACCAAGCCCAATTATCCTTAAATACTTAGTAAAATAAAGTTAGTATGCTGCCATTATTTTTATCGCTATAATACTATTTCATTATCCTATGCTATTGCTTTTTCTTGAAAAACTTTTGGAAATAATCCCGTATATAAACAATCGCTGCTCCAAGAAGTAAACCAATCAATAGTGCTACCGCCAAGTTTTTTACATGGTTTGGTTTAATGGCAGTACTGGTAACTGCTTTAGATATTATGGTAAAATGAGTTTCTCCATAGTCTGATGAAGCTCTATCCCTTAGATCCATCAATCTTTGTTGGTAAGTAAGGTAGCTATTAAGTGCTGTGTGATAATTATTGTCTAAATAATTATACTCATATTCTGCCGATGCTTGCTCTGATTGTTTTTCGTTGATTAAATTCTGAGTATCCTCAATAGCGACAGCTATCGCCTCTTTTTCTGCATTGGCTTTGGAAAGCGCCGTCTCTGTGTTAGTGATCTCCTTCCTTAATGAAGCACTGTCAAGTTTACTATATGCAGGATATGTGGCGTCTATCGTGTCATCTTCTAATGATATCTTATTTTTAATATTTAATCCGATATCATCTGCTCTATCATATAACGCAGCAAGCATAGACTTATATACCAATATATCTTTGTCTGTATCTACCAATTCGGTTTGATATTGTGCTGCCCGCGATTTTAAAGTCTCAATCTCCAAATCTAGATAGCTGCTGCTTGGGTGTTTAGTAATATAATCATTTAATGCATCGGACTGATTTAAAAGTTTACTTTTTGCTGCCTCAGCCTTGACGGATATCGCCTCAATTTCGCTTTCACTTTTTTCTTGTGCAATTTCTGTCATATATGGTATGAAATTCTCTACCAACGCATTTGTCACGCTAATTGATGTTTCCGGGTCACTTAATCTTACAACCACTTGTATATTTGCATCTGTACTACTTACATCGATTTTTTCATTTAGCTCGTCTGGGCTCATACTCATACCCAGGCTTTTAATTATCGTATCTATAAGTTCCTGGCTTTTTAACTGCTGCTTATAGTCTTCTAATGTAAAACCTAACACTTCTTCATCTGCTTCCGCTAAAATAGTAGATTCACTTTGATAAGTATCTTTTAATAATACAAATGTATATATGCTCCCGAGTAAAATACAGCTAACTGTAACTATAGCAATTATCCATTTTTTGTCCCAAAGCTTTTTAATTATTCCTATTAAAGATATTTCCTGTTGATCAATTACTTGATCATTACCAGTCTTCTCCATATTTTCTCCTTAAAATTTTTTAAATGTACTAGCTCTTTGCGTTTTAATTAATTCTTTCATAAGTATATCTAGTACGATAATAAATGTCAACGCGCCTTACACTATACTAAATGATAGGTCTAAGTAAAATTGTATTTCTTTTATCAGTTTAAATAGCTTAACATAAGCTCACTATATAATCTCTCTAATAATTTTGATTATCTCATGTGCCTGAACAACATTATTTTTTTCTTTCAATACGAATTCTTTGGCAGCTTTGCCTTTTTGATAAAGTATCTTTTTATCTAGTGACAATACATTTTTAAGTGTACTTACCATACCTTCATGGCTTTCGTCTTCTATCAAATATACATGATTATAATACTCAATTGGCATGCCCGGCAACTTTGTAGTTAAAACAGGTGTTCCGGATGCCATATATTCCATATTCTTCGAAGGAAAAGAATATTTAACAAATTCCTCCGTTGTTGGCCGAGGGTTAACTAGCAGAGTAGCTAAAATCTCACTTTTTATTACTATATCATTAGTAACGTTTCCGAAATATCTAACATTTTTATGCCTTTTACATAAATCAATAATCTCGTCTTTATAATCTCCGTCTCCGTATATATGCAGTTCAGCACCTTCAATATCCGCATCTATGAATGCCTCGGTTAAAATTTTTATTCCATAATTTTTTTGTATACCGCCTGCATATAGTATTATCTTATTTTCAGGTTTATTTTTAAGTATATTAGGTACAGCGTTCATGTTCTCGTCGACCTGTCCCTCTATAACCACGTATGGTTTATTCTTAGTATTTATAAGCTCGTTCATCTGCGGCGTTAAAAATACATACGCATCTG
Coding sequences within:
- a CDS encoding PQQ-binding-like beta-propeller repeat protein — protein: MENHKSYRRGGKKRINVKRLLVSCIVLLAIIAAVLFIIYILKQNEQPLENSTTEQTSQDIKVSQEPGSTVLTREFLTPNAAVSTEPSNLSFKTEIELDGTETTQYQRLTEILLGYPEDYSSVEGITTFRGNNFRNSGSYGTATITEKKLDIDNAWTVSTGSLPKSTGSGAWTGNGWVGQPLIVKWDDETKQIMNLYDAKKSKSDLVEVIYASMDGNVYFLDLDDGSKTRDKLNIGLPFKGAGSIDPRGYPLLYLGSGDALPSGDGATRAMIYSLIDFKQLYVFGKKTDSFSLRGFHAYDSSPLIDSDTDTLIYPGENGIIYTMNLNTDYDKAAGTISVEPSELLKWRYSNSRSNKDTYWLGMEDSCVMWKNYMYIADNGGNLMCIDINTMDLIWVQDTKDDTNGSPVFELSEDGERGYIYIAPSLHWTKDSNNYGEISIYKIDAVTGEVVWNAPYNVYTYEGVSGGVQATAVLGQNSISDLIIIPIARTPSMNSGCLVALDKETGKEVWKYSMNNYAWSSPVAVYDEDGNAYIIQCDSAGNMALIDGKTGTELDKVSLGTNIEATPAVYGNTVVVGTRGQKIYGITIK
- a CDS encoding phosphodiester glycosidase family protein, with product MRSLKKAFIIFIFLSILIGSPSNALSGNNKALDITDTVLFETENGITNFSKVTDSDIETYLSFSKQDELTITIPSGNTGGYIYLKWFNSPDSYEISYTDKNGNQNTASRSGGMFHETISISEGFTSAKISVNKGSKLSEVTVYSSGNPIDEIQTWSPTVDKADLMVISAHPDDEMLFMGGTIPYYAGECKKDTVVLYMTHQKRIRQTEALNGLWVTGLKTYPVFAGFPDKYSDDLDTVAASWGGKDKVIKYLVEQIRHYKPDVIVTHDEDGEYGHGAHRLVAYCIQKAVIAAKDETKYLDSYNKYGTYEVKKLYLHLYDENKITMDWRIPLSSFNGKTALEMAEAGYSEHLSQQDLSFKVLDTGRTSCAEFGLCYSSVGSDVNKDDFFENIPILVETEESPLAEPEMASSASLSEDTLAEIESLNTNTSFFNNSFLLVISVLAALIAALIIVLINVIKRCTKKALKNFLTASIAALIVIALGVSGYFTYSYLKNGSIFTSEPSASSSVSPSASEPDVSSTSFNYIDNSTSSKKDLNGYFMQDGTELIVNNFETGIWMYRDDSLSITIERKEMSSKKVVYYVADIRTRNGEMPFAAMAQEGSGTARDWPYLLSRNNNAVFGVTSDFLTVQDTQYKGVLIRNGKVYSDGKGEDTLAVMPDGELKIFAKGKITAKELLDMGVENSYSFGPTLINDGVIEDGLTSHRLRSKNPRSSVGMIEPGHYIFIVVDGRDPGHSIGVTLQELAELYSSYGVKVAYAMDGGSSSGMVFMGNSVSQHNMQLNWGQRRNPDLFAFGKSDSVPGVSDPVINKGNGVDVGVKTGANIDTGTNTTDDTSN
- a CDS encoding EpsG family protein, with amino-acid sequence MYFIILALGLILSAINDKKHISFKLLVLILLVFAFLRYGVGTDYFSYNFLYDRLNPSLFLELTQGVDNQEIGFRLFGSLLKGIGFSYQFYLIIIAFINIFFISLTCSKYSKNPTFSLLIYYSFYYLVWTFSGLRQGIVIAIGVYYLLEYIQKNKHLRFLLIVLLLTTIHLSALILIPLYFASKINFKKKTLLIILLSSLAFAMIPWGNILKNFIWIPFISRIILYIDTSTFSLTRLLDFQSIGRFVFLIIIFFYYDSYARQNEVSKKILNIYIISMILYFVFKFSELTAARLSIYGKILDMIILANTYYLYKERINRILYSVLMILLLVVYFNKELVALKTQTGLVTESQINIPYTSIIDKERYEFDNSLYEILYPDESS
- a CDS encoding DUF5131 family protein is translated as MASWNPWHGCHKLSPGCKNCYVYRIDARHDKDSCVVSKNKDFNLPIKRNRAKEYKIPPGETVYTCFTSDFFLDDADEWRKEAWQMIKERSDLDFFIITKRIDRFFLSLPDDWGDGYNNVFIMCTVENQDMADYRLPIFMKAPIKHKGIACEPLLEKINMSSYLGPWVKEVVVGGESGQNARICDYDWVLDIKRQCEDKYIPFYFKQTGAKFKKDGKVYFVPRKLQHSQARKAKINYK
- a CDS encoding glycosyltransferase, producing MKVLWLCNSVPPMFADELNMPKMAVGGWISGMLCRLSAMEDITIVVCFPVLDLDNVKHGSVNGVYYYALPQKNADPTKCNPYMEVYFEKILLDEKPDLIHIWGTEFPHTLSMVNVCDRLGLIDKAVINIQGVCSVIANHYLSALPLNIVKRYTFRDLIRHDNILKQREKFKLRGEFEVSAIKKVKHVIGRTTWDFAVTKQINPNINHHFCNEILRDEFYKHTWDLEKCEKHSIFMSQGSYPIKGVHFMLEAVPMILKFYPDTHLYVTGEDITKCESLKDKIRISSYGKYIKELISKYNIKDKVTFLGSLNESEMCSRFLRSNVFVSAASIENSPNSLCEAMILGVPCVASNVGGVADLLEHKKEGLLYQYDAPYMLAHYVCEVFGESELAFNISKAAQDRAKKTNDPKINSLRNKEIYLEILNK
- a CDS encoding undecaprenyl-diphosphate phosphatase; the encoded protein is MNIIESIIIGLVQGLTEFLPVSSSGHIVLLQNVFGIQEQQIFFGVMVHLATLVAVTIVLWKDILKILKNLFGHMTWMIVIASIPAVIIGALFSDFFEEAFGGASLGYMFLLTALILTLSEKLYSRQRKNPRQEVNLKNALSMGIMQALAILPGVSRSGSTIAGGLFTGMNREAAAKFSFLMSIPIILGSAIFEGYDAVKVGIGNVDWLPVILGMVAACISGYVAVKFMLNLIKRKRLYGFAVYVGILGALVILDQLVFHVFF
- a CDS encoding ElyC/SanA/YdcF family protein: MIRKLFIFKPIRIIIKLVLFLLALVVGFIIYTNISVNNFSSSYIFKADDTNNITKADAVLVLGTLVVGEDTLSPALKDRMDTGIALYEEGKASKLLLSGDHGQATYDEVNAMKEYAVSCGVKEEDIFLDHAGFSTYESMYRAKDVFQCSSVIIVSQEFHLPRAVYVANKLKLDAIGVIAEANSYTPNLKTKLREYIAVPKDFLYVNILKPLPKYLGEVISIFGDGRLTNG